The following proteins come from a genomic window of Fontisubflavum oceani:
- a CDS encoding acetyl-CoA C-acetyltransferase produces MTNVVIASAARTPVGSFLGSFANTPAHDLGRAVLEELVARAGVDKSDVSETILGQVLTAAQGQNPARQAHINAGFPQESAAWGINQVCGSGLRAVALGAQHIMLGDASIVAAGGQENMSMSPHAAPLRQGQKMGDMKYIDTMIRDGLWDAFNGYHMGQTAENVAEKWQISRDMQDEFAVGSQNKAEAAQNAGKFEDEIVPFTISTRKGDIVVDKDEYIRHGATMEAMQKLRPAFTKDGSVTAANASGLNDGAAGALLMSADEAEKRGIEPLARIASYATAGLDPSIMGVGPIYASRKALEKAGWKVDDLDLVEANEAFAAQACAVNKDMGWDPAIVNVNGGAIAIGHPIGASGARVLNTLLFEMKRRDAKKGLATLCIGGGMGVAMCLERP; encoded by the coding sequence ATGACCAATGTCGTCATCGCCTCTGCCGCCCGTACACCCGTTGGAAGTTTTCTTGGCTCCTTTGCCAACACGCCAGCCCATGATCTTGGTCGTGCAGTGCTGGAAGAGCTGGTGGCGCGGGCCGGGGTGGATAAATCCGACGTCTCCGAGACGATCCTTGGTCAGGTCTTGACCGCCGCCCAGGGGCAAAACCCGGCGCGTCAGGCCCATATCAACGCGGGTTTCCCGCAGGAGAGCGCTGCCTGGGGGATCAACCAGGTCTGCGGGTCCGGCTTGCGGGCCGTGGCGCTTGGCGCGCAGCATATCATGCTAGGCGATGCAAGCATTGTTGCCGCGGGCGGGCAGGAAAACATGTCGATGTCGCCCCATGCGGCCCCGCTGCGGCAGGGTCAGAAAATGGGCGATATGAAGTATATCGACACCATGATCCGCGACGGGCTGTGGGATGCCTTTAATGGCTACCATATGGGGCAAACCGCCGAAAACGTTGCCGAGAAATGGCAGATCTCGCGCGATATGCAGGACGAATTCGCCGTTGGGTCACAAAACAAGGCCGAAGCTGCGCAGAATGCGGGCAAATTCGAAGATGAGATCGTGCCCTTCACCATTTCCACCCGCAAGGGGGACATCGTTGTCGATAAGGATGAGTATATCCGCCACGGTGCGACCATGGAGGCGATGCAGAAACTGCGCCCGGCTTTCACCAAGGATGGTAGCGTGACGGCGGCCAATGCCTCTGGCCTGAATGATGGCGCGGCAGGTGCGCTGTTGATGTCGGCCGATGAGGCGGAGAAGCGTGGGATCGAACCGCTGGCGCGGATCGCGAGCTATGCCACGGCAGGGCTCGATCCGTCGATCATGGGTGTCGGCCCGATCTATGCCTCGCGCAAAGCGCTGGAGAAAGCCGGTTGGAAGGTTGATGATCTGGACCTAGTCGAGGCCAACGAGGCCTTCGCCGCGCAGGCCTGTGCGGTGAACAAAGACATGGGGTGGGACCCGGCGATTGTGAACGTCAATGGCGGCGCGATTGCCATCGGTCACCCGATTGGGGCGTCTGGCGCGCGGGTTCTAAACACGCTTCTGTTCGAAATGAAGCGCCGCGACGCCAAGAAAGGCCTTGCCACGCTTTGCATCGGCGGCGGCATGGGCGTTGCCATGTGCCTTGAGCGCCCCTGA
- a CDS encoding DNA-3-methyladenine glycosylase I — protein sequence MTENDGRCGWCGTDPIYVAYHDDEWGVPEYDSRALWEKLILDGFQAGLSWITILRKRDNFRAAFNGFDPNEIATWGEAEVSRLLQDEGIIRHRGKIEATIGNARAWQVIEQAQGFDRFLWEYVGGTPIQNSWTSLADVPGHTPLSTQISKDLKKAGFRFCGPTIVYAAMQAMGLVNDHLVTCPAHERVKALAR from the coding sequence ATGACGGAAAATGACGGTCGTTGTGGCTGGTGCGGGACGGATCCGATCTATGTGGCCTATCATGATGATGAATGGGGCGTGCCAGAATATGACAGCCGCGCCCTTTGGGAGAAGCTGATCCTTGATGGGTTTCAGGCCGGATTGAGCTGGATCACCATCCTGAGAAAACGGGACAACTTCCGCGCCGCCTTCAACGGCTTCGATCCAAACGAAATCGCGACCTGGGGCGAGGCGGAGGTGTCGCGCCTGCTTCAGGACGAAGGGATCATCCGCCATCGCGGCAAGATCGAAGCGACGATTGGCAATGCGCGGGCATGGCAGGTCATTGAGCAAGCGCAGGGGTTTGACCGGTTTCTTTGGGAGTATGTGGGCGGCACGCCGATCCAAAATAGCTGGACCAGCCTCGCTGACGTTCCCGGCCACACGCCGCTCAGCACGCAGATTTCCAAAGACCTAAAAAAAGCGGGGTTCCGATTTTGCGGGCCAACCATCGTCTATGCCGCGATGCAGGCCATGGGGCTCGTGAACGACCACCTTGTCACCTGCCCCGCCCATGAAAGGGTCAAAGCCCTGGCGCGATAG
- a CDS encoding putative signal transducing protein — MQEILRSNDPTIIAFASALLSGEDIEVFEMDVHMSVLEGSIGILPRRLMVRREDAFTARAVLRDNDIHVTD; from the coding sequence ATGCAAGAAATTCTGCGCAGCAATGACCCAACAATCATCGCCTTCGCCTCGGCGCTCCTATCTGGCGAGGATATAGAGGTGTTCGAGATGGACGTCCATATGAGCGTGCTCGAAGGCTCCATCGGCATTCTACCGCGCCGTTTGATGGTTCGGCGCGAAGACGCATTCACCGCCCGCGCCGTGTTGCGCGACAACGACATTCACGTGACGGATTGA
- a CDS encoding DUF6544 family protein codes for MAIIICLVLLAVVIFAVLILARGFTAEVARQEAMIRAALTPEARDPEEIPGLVWRFAERGLAGQGGMPRAVRLTQEARMLQGENWSSMTARQHIAIAEPGFVWVADGAGWPLPLVRVIDRFTDGAGLLEVRLLGAIRVARFDGPEADIGEAMRYLVELPWAPDAILSNRSIIWRTVDANTVEAALPVPPRPAVVQLRFDDAGDIVEVFAEGRPDVSSGQTVLRAWRGVFSDYGEIGGRRVPRAGEVGYVDDGIYAPYFGGRITSYEMLR; via the coding sequence ATGGCGATCATCATCTGTCTTGTTCTCTTGGCGGTCGTCATCTTTGCCGTGCTGATCTTGGCGCGGGGCTTCACGGCAGAGGTGGCGCGGCAGGAGGCGATGATCCGTGCCGCCCTAACGCCCGAGGCGCGTGATCCGGAAGAAATCCCCGGACTCGTGTGGCGTTTTGCGGAACGGGGTTTGGCTGGGCAGGGTGGTATGCCACGCGCCGTTCGCCTGACGCAGGAAGCCCGGATGCTGCAAGGCGAAAACTGGTCATCCATGACCGCCCGACAGCATATCGCCATCGCCGAACCAGGCTTTGTTTGGGTGGCAGACGGCGCGGGCTGGCCCCTTCCTTTGGTGCGGGTGATCGACCGATTTACCGATGGTGCAGGCCTATTGGAAGTGCGGCTGCTTGGGGCGATCAGGGTGGCGCGGTTCGATGGGCCGGAAGCCGATATCGGCGAGGCTATGCGGTATCTGGTCGAACTCCCCTGGGCGCCGGATGCGATCTTGTCGAACCGATCCATCATCTGGCGGACGGTTGACGCCAATACGGTTGAGGCCGCTTTGCCGGTGCCTCCCCGCCCGGCTGTTGTGCAGCTTCGTTTCGATGATGCGGGCGACATTGTGGAGGTCTTCGCCGAGGGCCGCCCGGATGTATCGAGTGGTCAAACGGTCCTTCGGGCGTGGCGCGGTGTGTTCTCGGACTATGGTGAGATCGGCGGGCGCCGCGTGCCGCGCGCCGGGGAAGTCGGCTATGTCGATGACGGCATCTATGCGCCATATTTTGGGGGGCGCATCACGTCTTATGAGATGTTGAGATAG
- a CDS encoding 4-(cytidine 5'-diphospho)-2-C-methyl-D-erythritol kinase, which yields MTSTSAFAPAKINLALHVTGRRDDGYHLLDSLVVFADIGDRLHFALADRVTLKVMGARAAGVPEGPDNLVLQAARLFGPDLGADIVLEKHLPNAAGIGGGSADAAAALQGLASLWDRPLPKMSDIVSLGADLPVCLAGCPTRMGGIGDELAGVPPLPMLWLVLVNPGVAVPTGSVFRGLKTVNNPGLSDPNWHDFPSFIRWLCGQRNDLETPALALAPEIGTVLDRLNTSPGCTLARMSGSGATCFGLFETEPAAREAAHAIGAACPGWWVRAAPVL from the coding sequence GTGACATCGACCAGCGCGTTTGCGCCTGCGAAAATCAACCTTGCGCTGCATGTCACCGGGCGACGCGATGACGGCTATCACCTGCTCGACTCGCTGGTGGTCTTTGCGGATATCGGAGATCGGCTGCATTTCGCTCTCGCCGATCGCGTGACCCTGAAAGTCATGGGGGCCCGCGCGGCTGGTGTGCCCGAAGGGCCGGACAACCTTGTGCTGCAAGCCGCTCGACTGTTTGGGCCGGACCTTGGGGCTGACATCGTGTTGGAGAAACATCTCCCAAATGCCGCAGGGATCGGCGGCGGGTCGGCAGATGCTGCCGCGGCTCTTCAGGGTTTGGCCTCCCTCTGGGATCGACCCTTGCCGAAAATGTCCGACATCGTCTCGCTTGGTGCGGATCTGCCGGTGTGTCTTGCCGGCTGCCCGACTCGCATGGGCGGCATCGGTGACGAATTGGCGGGCGTCCCGCCGCTCCCAATGCTCTGGCTGGTCTTGGTGAACCCTGGCGTCGCTGTGCCCACAGGGTCAGTCTTTCGCGGGTTGAAGACGGTTAACAACCCTGGCTTGTCCGATCCGAACTGGCATGATTTTCCAAGCTTTATCAGATGGCTCTGCGGCCAGCGCAACGATCTCGAAACCCCGGCCTTAGCATTGGCGCCCGAGATTGGAACCGTTTTGGACAGGCTCAATACCAGCCCCGGCTGCACCCTCGCCCGGATGAGCGGATCAGGCGCCACGTGTTTCGGTCTTTTCGAAACGGAACCCGCCGCACGTGAGGCCGCCCATGCTATCGGCGCGGCCTGTCCCGGTTGGTGGGTGCGCGCGGCCCCTGTCCTTTAG
- the gcvA gene encoding transcriptional regulator GcvA — protein sequence MPDRLPPLTALRAFDAAARHMSFAKAADELHVTPAALSFQIKSLEDHLGAPLFRRLNRAVELTEAGKTLAVGTEPGFDTLRNAWRNVTRALESNTLTVTAGPAFTAKWLAPRLFHFAQAYPEIELRFAATFRILDFDRDDVDVAIRFGMGGRESAALFSKPIINDWVTPMMHPALAEQYSDLASLTRAPLLDQEDTRFLKPPLDWPAWFRAAGLDAAPEISASFNQADHAIDAAAAGGGVVLGRVSLTERDLMEGRLVMPFPLALTTEAHYRFVCPKGAETRPHVAAFLAWLEAEAQSLHAYREGRVFVPAADVAD from the coding sequence ATGCCTGATCGCCTGCCCCCGCTGACCGCCCTTCGCGCCTTTGACGCCGCCGCACGCCATATGAGCTTTGCGAAAGCGGCGGATGAGCTCCATGTCACACCCGCGGCGTTGAGTTTTCAGATCAAATCCCTGGAAGATCATTTGGGCGCACCGCTCTTCCGGCGGCTCAATCGCGCTGTCGAACTGACGGAGGCAGGGAAGACGTTAGCGGTCGGGACGGAGCCGGGCTTCGACACCCTTCGCAATGCCTGGCGCAACGTGACGCGAGCGCTTGAGAGCAATACGTTAACGGTCACGGCGGGCCCTGCCTTTACGGCGAAATGGCTGGCACCGCGATTGTTTCATTTTGCGCAGGCCTATCCCGAGATCGAGTTGAGATTTGCCGCGACGTTTCGCATTTTGGATTTCGACCGGGATGATGTGGATGTCGCGATCCGGTTTGGCATGGGGGGCCGCGAGAGTGCGGCGCTTTTTTCCAAGCCGATCATCAATGACTGGGTGACGCCGATGATGCATCCCGCTTTGGCGGAGCAGTATTCGGACCTTGCCAGCTTGACCCGCGCGCCCCTCCTGGATCAGGAGGACACGCGGTTTTTGAAGCCGCCGTTGGACTGGCCCGCGTGGTTCCGTGCGGCGGGCTTGGATGCGGCCCCGGAGATATCCGCGAGCTTCAATCAGGCGGATCATGCCATCGATGCCGCGGCGGCGGGCGGCGGCGTGGTGTTGGGGCGGGTGTCTTTGACGGAGCGGGATCTGATGGAGGGGCGGCTGGTCATGCCGTTTCCCCTCGCCCTGACCACCGAGGCGCATTACCGATTCGTCTGTCCCAAAGGTGCGGAAACGCGGCCCCATGTGGCAGCGTTTCTAGCTTGGTTGGAGGCTGAGGCACAATCGCTCCACGCCTACCGCGAGGGGCGGGTGTTCGTCCCCGCGGCGGATGTGGCCGATTGA
- a CDS encoding tRNA1(Val) (adenine(37)-N6)-methyltransferase, with amino-acid sequence MFAEADLTRDAFLGGRVQAWQPKSGYRAATDPVFLAAACGAQAGERVLELGCGAGVASLCLAARVSGLHLTGVERQADYAELARRNAGDAGLEMQVITADLTALPRALRQESFDHIIANPPYYATGGGTAAADQGREAALREDTPLADWTDVAARRLAPKGWLTMIQAADRLPDVLTALAPNFGTTHVLPLASRFGRPARRVLLKAQKSGRGPFTLLAPMILHEGETHERDGDDYAPIAKAILRDAAAVDWSYPPKSHPI; translated from the coding sequence ATGTTTGCCGAGGCAGACCTGACGCGCGATGCGTTTTTGGGCGGGCGGGTGCAGGCCTGGCAACCCAAATCCGGCTATCGCGCCGCGACCGACCCGGTGTTTCTGGCCGCTGCATGTGGCGCACAAGCTGGCGAGCGGGTGTTGGAGCTTGGATGTGGCGCAGGCGTCGCCAGCCTCTGTCTTGCCGCGCGCGTGTCGGGCCTCCACCTCACCGGTGTCGAACGACAGGCGGATTACGCAGAGTTGGCCCGTCGAAACGCCGGCGATGCCGGGTTAGAAATGCAAGTGATCACGGCGGATCTGACCGCGCTGCCGCGCGCTCTTCGACAAGAAAGCTTCGACCATATCATCGCCAATCCCCCCTACTACGCCACAGGCGGCGGGACAGCCGCCGCCGACCAGGGGCGGGAGGCCGCGCTCCGCGAAGACACACCGCTTGCAGATTGGACGGACGTCGCGGCGCGGCGTCTGGCGCCCAAAGGCTGGCTCACCATGATCCAAGCGGCAGACCGCCTGCCCGACGTCCTCACCGCATTGGCCCCCAATTTCGGCACGACCCATGTGCTGCCCCTGGCGTCACGCTTTGGTCGACCCGCCCGCCGCGTTCTACTCAAAGCACAGAAATCTGGGCGCGGACCCTTTACCTTGCTGGCCCCAATGATCCTGCATGAGGGCGAAACGCATGAACGGGATGGCGACGATTATGCGCCCATCGCCAAGGCGATTCTGCGGGATGCGGCAGCGGTCGATTGGAGTTATCCACCGAAATCCCACCCGATTTGA
- a CDS encoding YdcH family protein: protein MSLGAHLQELRKKHENLSERVEEAQRSPGVDELAIRDLKKQKLRLKEEISRLDG from the coding sequence ATGTCGCTAGGCGCCCATCTTCAGGAACTGCGGAAAAAGCATGAAAACCTCTCTGAACGAGTGGAAGAAGCGCAGCGCAGTCCCGGTGTGGACGAACTTGCTATTCGAGACCTCAAAAAGCAGAAACTGCGCCTAAAAGAAGAAATCAGCCGCCTCGACGGCTAA
- a CDS encoding DUF2834 domain-containing protein yields MSILRLTYLGLAILGTVVPMYYFVTWFQENSWSIMAMVDAWHVNAATSGLVWDLTIAAVALTIWILAEATTRRDYLSLLAVPTIYCIGVSCGLPLYLYLRSRPRG; encoded by the coding sequence ATGTCCATTCTGCGCCTCACCTATCTCGGCCTCGCGATCCTTGGGACCGTTGTGCCGATGTATTACTTCGTGACATGGTTTCAGGAGAATTCCTGGTCGATCATGGCAATGGTCGACGCCTGGCATGTGAACGCGGCGACCTCGGGGCTGGTCTGGGATCTGACGATTGCCGCGGTGGCGCTGACAATTTGGATTTTGGCTGAGGCGACAACGCGCCGGGATTACCTTTCCCTTCTGGCTGTGCCGACGATCTATTGCATCGGGGTCAGTTGCGGGTTGCCGCTTTATCTCTACCTGCGCTCCAGGCCGCGCGGATGA
- a CDS encoding tetratricopeptide repeat protein, protein MRLAALPFVALLGLGLILPNPSAAQNQMGLAGSYLAARQAVIDGDHREAALYFERAMQRDPDNTGLIGNALLARAALGQWNRALEVAARLPADQDGRELAQVVEQVARIRDGDLAGALAAIAAEEAVGPLIDGLTSAWLHLGEGDMSRAVAEFEEIASDGALAQIAQYHLALARAVVGDFEGADAILSGETYGPLQVTSRGVRAHAQVLVQLDRQADALELLDLAIGSVPDPVLLALRDAIAADPTRPYDFLISAQQGVAEVFYTLAQGLGSDSGPTLPLIYARAAHVIDPTHSDALLLAAELLIADDQPHLAADTYAELPADQPAFITGQMGRAEALFEMDRQEDAVAVLQALATDHPDQTSVHARLGDMLRRMERFGEAIVAYDAAMAQIDREQPRHWLLFYTRAISLEREGRWEEAEADFRHALELNPDQPQVLNYLGYSLVEQRRNLDEALDMIERAVAAEPRSGYIVDSLGWVLYRLERFDEAVAPMERAVELLPNDPIINDHLGDVYYMVGRFREAEFQWHRALSFEPEEDDAVRIRLKLEIGLTRVLEQEAAQGETQ, encoded by the coding sequence ATGCGCCTTGCCGCCCTGCCTTTTGTTGCCCTTCTGGGTCTTGGTCTGATCCTGCCCAACCCGTCGGCGGCGCAAAACCAGATGGGGCTTGCTGGCTCCTATCTCGCAGCGCGCCAGGCGGTGATTGATGGCGATCACCGCGAAGCCGCGCTCTATTTCGAGCGCGCCATGCAACGCGATCCGGATAACACCGGGCTGATCGGCAACGCGCTCTTGGCCCGCGCGGCCCTTGGCCAATGGAACCGCGCGCTAGAGGTCGCGGCGCGCCTGCCCGCCGATCAAGACGGGCGTGAATTGGCGCAGGTGGTGGAGCAAGTCGCACGTATCCGCGATGGCGATCTGGCGGGCGCCCTGGCGGCGATTGCGGCGGAAGAGGCCGTGGGGCCGCTGATCGATGGGCTGACCTCGGCGTGGCTACATCTGGGCGAAGGCGATATGAGCCGGGCCGTGGCCGAGTTCGAAGAGATCGCCAGCGATGGCGCTTTGGCCCAGATCGCCCAATACCACCTCGCCCTGGCCCGCGCCGTTGTCGGCGACTTCGAAGGGGCGGATGCGATCCTTTCTGGCGAGACCTACGGCCCGCTGCAGGTCACCTCGCGCGGCGTGCGGGCGCATGCGCAAGTCCTTGTCCAGTTGGATCGTCAGGCGGACGCGTTGGAGCTTCTGGATCTCGCCATTGGCTCCGTCCCTGATCCGGTTCTTCTGGCCCTGCGCGACGCGATCGCCGCCGATCCAACCCGGCCCTATGATTTTCTGATCAGTGCCCAACAAGGTGTGGCCGAGGTGTTCTACACCCTTGCGCAGGGCCTTGGCAGTGATAGCGGCCCAACCCTGCCGCTGATCTATGCCCGGGCTGCGCATGTCATCGACCCCACGCATAGTGACGCACTCCTTTTGGCGGCGGAGTTGCTGATTGCGGATGATCAACCGCATCTCGCGGCAGATACCTATGCGGAACTCCCTGCCGATCAGCCTGCCTTCATCACCGGTCAGATGGGCCGTGCCGAAGCCCTCTTCGAGATGGACCGGCAAGAGGATGCGGTTGCGGTTCTGCAAGCTCTGGCCACTGATCATCCAGACCAAACCTCGGTCCATGCCCGGCTCGGCGACATGCTGCGCCGGATGGAACGCTTCGGTGAGGCCATCGTTGCCTATGATGCCGCGATGGCTCAGATCGACCGGGAACAGCCCCGCCACTGGCTCTTGTTCTACACCCGCGCCATTTCCCTGGAACGCGAAGGCCGTTGGGAGGAGGCCGAAGCCGATTTCCGGCATGCGCTGGAACTGAACCCGGACCAGCCGCAAGTTTTGAACTATCTCGGTTATTCCTTGGTCGAACAGCGCCGGAACTTGGACGAGGCCCTGGACATGATCGAACGCGCCGTCGCCGCGGAGCCGCGCTCTGGCTATATCGTCGACAGCTTGGGATGGGTCCTCTACCGCCTTGAACGCTTCGATGAAGCGGTGGCGCCGATGGAGCGCGCGGTGGAGCTTCTGCCAAACGACCCGATCATCAATGACCATCTGGGCGATGTCTATTACATGGTCGGTCGGTTCCGCGAAGCCGAATTCCAGTGGCATCGGGCGCTTTCATTTGAACCGGAAGAGGACGACGCCGTGCGCATCCGCCTCAAGCTTGAGATCGGCTTGACACGGGTTTTGGAGCAAGAGGCCGCCCAAGGCGAAACCCAGTGA
- a CDS encoding TlpA family protein disulfide reductase, whose translation MIRGVIFSVLYMALALGANAQDLEELRVGDMRGLVFHAEPVPVSETPFIDMEDVEHRLSDLQGRYILLNFWATWCAPCRHEMPYLNTLQHELGGEDFKVVTLATGRNPPPAIRRFFEETGIDALPMYRDPGQTIAREMGVFGLPITVILNPEGQEIARLRGDADWASPEAFALLRALIAAES comes from the coding sequence ATGATCCGAGGCGTGATTTTCAGCGTGCTCTACATGGCCTTGGCTCTTGGTGCAAACGCCCAAGACCTCGAAGAGCTACGCGTCGGCGATATGCGCGGCTTGGTGTTCCATGCAGAGCCGGTGCCGGTCTCGGAGACACCGTTTATCGATATGGAAGATGTGGAGCATCGGCTGTCTGATCTTCAGGGGCGCTATATTCTGTTGAATTTCTGGGCAACGTGGTGTGCGCCTTGCCGCCACGAGATGCCGTATCTCAACACGCTACAGCATGAGTTGGGTGGCGAGGATTTCAAAGTCGTGACCCTGGCCACCGGGCGGAACCCGCCGCCTGCGATTCGGCGGTTTTTTGAGGAGACCGGGATTGATGCCCTTCCGATGTATCGCGATCCAGGTCAGACGATTGCGCGGGAGATGGGTGTCTTCGGCCTGCCAATCACGGTGATCTTGAACCCGGAGGGGCAAGAAATCGCCCGGCTGCGCGGGGATGCGGATTGGGCCAGCCCTGAAGCATTCGCGCTCTTGCGGGCGCTGATCGCTGCGGAGAGCTAG